From one Candidatus Binatia bacterium genomic stretch:
- a CDS encoding restriction endonuclease translates to DPIAFERLCQRILRESGFIEVEVTKRSGDGGIDGHGTIRLGGLISFNVLFQSKRYKGNIGPDVVRDFRGAMVGRADKGVLISTGGFTLEARREATRDGAPPIDLIDGRLLAEKLKELKLGVRTNLVEHVEIVEDWFHSI, encoded by the coding sequence GATCCGATCGCGTTTGAGCGCTTATGCCAGCGTATCCTTCGGGAATCGGGTTTCATCGAAGTTGAAGTCACGAAGCGTAGCGGTGACGGCGGTATCGATGGCCACGGAACGATTCGGCTGGGCGGTCTGATTAGCTTCAATGTCTTGTTCCAGAGCAAGCGGTACAAGGGCAATATCGGTCCGGACGTAGTCCGAGATTTCCGAGGCGCAATGGTCGGCCGAGCTGACAAAGGGGTGCTCATCAGCACCGGGGGGTTTACGCTTGAAGCCCGACGCGAGGCCACTCGGGACGGTGCGCCTCCGATCGACCTGATTGACGGGCGTCTCCTTGCCGAGAAGCTGAAGGAACTGAAGCTCGGCGTGCGGACTAACCTCGTCGAGCACGTGGAAATCGTCGAGGACTGGTTCCATTCGATATGA